One region of Gossypium raimondii isolate GPD5lz chromosome 6, ASM2569854v1, whole genome shotgun sequence genomic DNA includes:
- the LOC105773803 gene encoding K(+) efflux antiporter 6 isoform X2: MLRKSNSSVEILTFCFFVSLFCLASFSLAQRQQEQQLAEPDRFDDDDEGGNGTVSNASSIAKPKDGTFAAIIDRALEKEFTENEQNEVNDDAGSFNNSVVEKKAVLETVARVKTKKNDTKEEKSFQLHDVFNLENDNRAEDTPMLIDRKDNVFIISNFKSKYPVLQLDLRLISDLVVVIVSATCGGIAFACAGQPVITGYLLAGSLIGPGGFNFVSEMVQVETVAQFGVIFLLFALGLEFSIAKLCGGRLSEGVFVGVFLSMSSTAVVLKFLMEKNSNNMLHGQVIIGTLILQDCAVGLLFALLPVLVGTSGIFQGVISMTKLLVMLATFLGVLSILSRTGLPWLLKLMISLSSQTDELYQLASVAFCLLVAWCSDKLGLSLELGSFAAGVMISTTDLAQHTLEQIEPIRNFFAALFLASIGMLIHVHFLWNHVDILLASVILVITIKTIIIALVVKGFGYNNKTSLLVGMSLAQIGEFAFVLLSRASNIHLVEGKLYLLLLGTTALSLVTSPLLFKLIPALLHLGVLLRWFSPERESSIEVGIKGDNLRSDSGKHRITLMVQEPHDS, from the exons ATGTTGAGAAAATCGAACTCCTCCGTTGAAATCCTTACTTTCTGTTTCTTCGtttctcttttttgtttggCTTCCTTTTCACTCGCTCAGCGACAACAAGAACAACAACTCGCTGAACCGGATCGGTTCGACGATGACGACGAGGGaggaaacggcaccgtttcgaATGCTTCTTCCATAGCTAAACCGAAGGACGGTACATTTGCCGCTATTATCGATCGTGCTCTAGAGAAGGAGTTCACTGAGAACGAACAAAATGAAG TAAATGATGATGCTGGAAGTTTCAACAACAGTGTAGTAGAAAAGAAG GCTGTTTTGGAAACCGTGGCCAGAGTGAAGACAAAGAAAAATGATACAAAAGAGGAAAA ATCATTTCAACTCCATGACGTATTTAATCTAGAGAATGATAACAGAGCTGAAGATACACCTATGTTGATAGATCGGAAG GACAATGTCTTCatcatttctaattttaaatcaaaatatccagTGTTACAACTAGACTTAAG ACTAATATCAGATTTGGTAGTTGTCATTGTCTCTGCAACTTGTGGTGGCATTGCATTTGCTTGTGCTGGACAACCG GTCATTACTGGATATTTGTTAGCAGGATCTCTTATTGGACCTGGGGGTTTTAACTTTGTCAGTGAAATGGTGCAA GTTGAAACAGTAGCTCAATTTGGTgtgatttttcttctttttgcattggGCCTAGAGTTTTCCATTGCAAAG TTATGTGGCGGTAGACTCTCAGAGGGTGTATTTGTTGGTGTATTTCTTTCAATGTCTTCAACAGCTGTG gtgcttaaatttttaatggagAAGAATTCTAACAACATGCTTCACGGCCAAGTCATCATTGGCACTCTTATTCTGCAA GACTGTGCTGTGGGATTGCTATTTGCGTTGCTTCCAGTTCTTGTTGGAACATCCGGCATTTTTCAAGGAGTAATATCCATGACTAAACT GTTGGTCATGTTGGCTACTTTTTTGGGTGTTTTGTCGATATTGTCCCGTACAGGCCTTCCTTGGTTgctcaaactgatgataagtctCTCATCACAG ACAGATGAACTTTATCAACTGGCATCTGTGGCGTTCTGCTTACTTGTAGCCTGG TGTAGTGACAAGCTGGGGCTGAGCTTAGAATTGGGTTCATTTGCTGCCGGAGTGATGATATCAACAACTGATCTTGCTCAACACACACTTGAACAA ATCGAACCCATTCGGAATTTTTTCGCTGCTCTCTTCCTTGCCAGCATAGGGATGCTGATCCATGTTCATTTTCTCTGGAACCATGTTGATATCTTGCTTGCATCTGTTATATTGGTTATCaccataaaaacaataataattgcCTTGGTTGTCAAGGGTTTTGGCTACAACAACAAGACTTCACTGCTT GTCGGGATGTCTCTTGCACAGATTGGAGAATTTGCTTTTGTCCTTCTAAGCCGTGCTTCTAATATCCATCTTGTTGAG GGGAAACTGTACCTGCTACTGCTAGGGACAACAGCACTTAGTCTG GTGACAAGTCCTCTATTGTTCAAACTAATCCCTGCGTTACTTCATCTCGGGGTGCTCTTACGATGGTTCTCCCCTGAGAGAGAAAGTTCCATTGAG GTTGGAATTAAAGGAGATAACCTCCGTTCAGACAGCGGAAAGCATCGCATTACTTTGATGGTGCAAGAACCCCATGATTCCTGA
- the LOC105773803 gene encoding K(+) efflux antiporter 6 isoform X1, whose amino-acid sequence MLRKSNSSVEILTFCFFVSLFCLASFSLAQRQQEQQLAEPDRFDDDDEGGNGTVSNASSIAKPKDGTFAAIIDRALEKEFTENEQNEVNDDAGSFNNSVVEKKAVLETVARVKTKKNDTKEEKSFQLHDVFNLENDNRAEDTPMLIDRKDNVFIISNFKSKYPVLQLDLRLISDLVVVIVSATCGGIAFACAGQPVITGYLLAGSLIGPGGFNFVSEMVQVETVAQFGVIFLLFALGLEFSIAKLRVVRAVAVLGGLLQIVLFMCLCGITASLCGGRLSEGVFVGVFLSMSSTAVVLKFLMEKNSNNMLHGQVIIGTLILQDCAVGLLFALLPVLVGTSGIFQGVISMTKLLVMLATFLGVLSILSRTGLPWLLKLMISLSSQTDELYQLASVAFCLLVAWCSDKLGLSLELGSFAAGVMISTTDLAQHTLEQIEPIRNFFAALFLASIGMLIHVHFLWNHVDILLASVILVITIKTIIIALVVKGFGYNNKTSLLVGMSLAQIGEFAFVLLSRASNIHLVEGKLYLLLLGTTALSLVTSPLLFKLIPALLHLGVLLRWFSPERESSIEVGIKGDNLRSDSGKHRITLMVQEPHDS is encoded by the exons ATGTTGAGAAAATCGAACTCCTCCGTTGAAATCCTTACTTTCTGTTTCTTCGtttctcttttttgtttggCTTCCTTTTCACTCGCTCAGCGACAACAAGAACAACAACTCGCTGAACCGGATCGGTTCGACGATGACGACGAGGGaggaaacggcaccgtttcgaATGCTTCTTCCATAGCTAAACCGAAGGACGGTACATTTGCCGCTATTATCGATCGTGCTCTAGAGAAGGAGTTCACTGAGAACGAACAAAATGAAG TAAATGATGATGCTGGAAGTTTCAACAACAGTGTAGTAGAAAAGAAG GCTGTTTTGGAAACCGTGGCCAGAGTGAAGACAAAGAAAAATGATACAAAAGAGGAAAA ATCATTTCAACTCCATGACGTATTTAATCTAGAGAATGATAACAGAGCTGAAGATACACCTATGTTGATAGATCGGAAG GACAATGTCTTCatcatttctaattttaaatcaaaatatccagTGTTACAACTAGACTTAAG ACTAATATCAGATTTGGTAGTTGTCATTGTCTCTGCAACTTGTGGTGGCATTGCATTTGCTTGTGCTGGACAACCG GTCATTACTGGATATTTGTTAGCAGGATCTCTTATTGGACCTGGGGGTTTTAACTTTGTCAGTGAAATGGTGCAA GTTGAAACAGTAGCTCAATTTGGTgtgatttttcttctttttgcattggGCCTAGAGTTTTCCATTGCAAAG cttCGAGTTGTTCGAGCAGTTGCTGTCTTAGGAGGGCTACTCCAGATAGTTCTATTTATGTGCCTCTGTGGAATTACAGCCTCA TTATGTGGCGGTAGACTCTCAGAGGGTGTATTTGTTGGTGTATTTCTTTCAATGTCTTCAACAGCTGTG gtgcttaaatttttaatggagAAGAATTCTAACAACATGCTTCACGGCCAAGTCATCATTGGCACTCTTATTCTGCAA GACTGTGCTGTGGGATTGCTATTTGCGTTGCTTCCAGTTCTTGTTGGAACATCCGGCATTTTTCAAGGAGTAATATCCATGACTAAACT GTTGGTCATGTTGGCTACTTTTTTGGGTGTTTTGTCGATATTGTCCCGTACAGGCCTTCCTTGGTTgctcaaactgatgataagtctCTCATCACAG ACAGATGAACTTTATCAACTGGCATCTGTGGCGTTCTGCTTACTTGTAGCCTGG TGTAGTGACAAGCTGGGGCTGAGCTTAGAATTGGGTTCATTTGCTGCCGGAGTGATGATATCAACAACTGATCTTGCTCAACACACACTTGAACAA ATCGAACCCATTCGGAATTTTTTCGCTGCTCTCTTCCTTGCCAGCATAGGGATGCTGATCCATGTTCATTTTCTCTGGAACCATGTTGATATCTTGCTTGCATCTGTTATATTGGTTATCaccataaaaacaataataattgcCTTGGTTGTCAAGGGTTTTGGCTACAACAACAAGACTTCACTGCTT GTCGGGATGTCTCTTGCACAGATTGGAGAATTTGCTTTTGTCCTTCTAAGCCGTGCTTCTAATATCCATCTTGTTGAG GGGAAACTGTACCTGCTACTGCTAGGGACAACAGCACTTAGTCTG GTGACAAGTCCTCTATTGTTCAAACTAATCCCTGCGTTACTTCATCTCGGGGTGCTCTTACGATGGTTCTCCCCTGAGAGAGAAAGTTCCATTGAG GTTGGAATTAAAGGAGATAACCTCCGTTCAGACAGCGGAAAGCATCGCATTACTTTGATGGTGCAAGAACCCCATGATTCCTGA